Within the Pleuronectes platessa unplaced genomic scaffold, fPlePla1.1 scaffold_328, whole genome shotgun sequence genome, the region GAGCCGGGGTCCCGGCGGCCATCTGTCGGCCTGCGCAGGACCGCGCGTCAGGGAGAAGCTGCAGTTTAACTTCCACATTTACCAGCAGAGGAAAAACGGCTCCTGCGCCACGGAGCCACTTTATCACGGCTTCACTCTCCCTGCGCCTTTTTACGCATTCTCCCTTTACGCATGTGCTGACCCGAGATGCCACCGAGGGTCATTCATCTATTGATTTTTCCATTTGAATGGGATAAATTGACTTTGTATTGAACTTCCTTTTCTCATGGATCCGGATGTAGCGCATCCGCCACACCAATCAAACCAGACAGTCAGGaacagagggggggaggggggaggcgagggagggagggagagagggggaggggagggggggagtctTTCCCCTGGCTGCAGGGCTGCGTTTTTCTTAAGGTGGTCCGGGAGTTTTTATAAATCCCCCAACCTCCCACAGCCCGGCCCCATGAGAAGTCCTCAGATGTTGTGTGAGTGGATCCGAGCTGCGGACTCATCACCAGCGAGCTTCGGTTCCTCCGGTGTCACGCGTACATTCTGTGCGTAATGGGAACATtccagagaggagggaagacatCCTGTTGATGTTTAACTCCCTGACTTCCCTGAAATCACACGGGCTTCAAACTTGACCTAAATTCCCTCCTGATCTCCTGTCAGTGTGAGTTGATGTGTCTGTTGTGCAGAGTTATTAAAAACTGAAGGTTGAATTAAAAGGACCTGGTTCTGTTCACGACTCCTCGCTTCACTCTGTTTTAATTAATCACAGAtttcttgtttctttctttcgtcAATAAAACTTTTTGTCATCTGAAGAACAAAGTGTGTTCAAAACGTCTTTTACTCGTTTTTGGTGCATTTAAAATTCATTATGGTTTTTGAGTTTAACTTCTATTACTGACAGATGATTCTTCCAACACAAGATCAGAGTCTATTCACTTCTTCATATAATACTCATGGTATAACAGGGATTATAATAACGTATCTGTTATATGAACAAATGGCCTTTTTAAGTTTATATCTCACATTTCTACTCAAATCCCAGTAGGTGTTATGTTCCCTGGATGTTCGGCCTCGTCACGCACCAGTAAGAATGCAAACAAATGACGCGCTCATGACAAATACTTTGAGTCACACTGAACTTTATTCACATCATTATTCATAACCCACAGGAACGGAaactcgctgtgtgtgtgtatgtgtgtgtgattcttcctcttcctcctcctcctcctcctccctgagccCCTCATCGTGGAATAAAAAGAAACCCAACGCCGTTCCACCTTAACTCGCGCGCACATCTCTATCGCCCGGCCTTCTACATCTGCCCAATGAATCAGGAGCGGATGCGATGTATCCTTTTTCAGTGGAGTGAATGGGCCAATGGGAGTTGGCTTGTGGAGCAAACACTGAGCCCTGCGCTTCCATTCATTCAGTGCTGAGCAGGCCCGCGGAGCAGCAGAGCGCGCGCCGCCGTCCCAGACCCGACGACGcggttcctttttttttaatatatgcacAAGAAAGCGCCTGGTTCCCCCGCAACGATAAGACCCGAACCCGAGCCCCGAGATCCGAACCGATCCCTGCAGACGCGACGAACCCGGAGAACCGCTTGGATTTTACCCTTGAATTCCTCCGTTTTGGTTTGAATTCTCCCACAACGGGACTTTGCAGAACTGGGGCTGTCTCGCTCAGAGATCGGCCTCCcacccaccaccccccctctctctctcactctccccaaGTGCGCAGCAGTTCCCCGGGTGCCCGTCCTCCCTCCACCGGGAGCTCCATCGTGGATttactctgtgtttttcttttcaacccTGGAACCGATGCATGCGTAACCCGCGCTGAACTTTTTTCTTCACCGCCGCCGAGCAGAGGGAATACTACCGCACAGGGATACAGTCGCGCTTGGATTAACAGGACTGTGAATGTTATGCATTAGCCCTCACACTTTACGCGTGGACATTGCCCCTTCCCTCTGGATGGAGTTCTAGGCTAATCTCTGGTTGATGGATTCGACGTTATGGATGGTTGCATATAGGTACGCATCACATTTACTCTCTCACTCTTCACTTTACGCATTTTGTCCTTGTTTCACGGGGTGGGGGGTTATTTCGCGATAGCAGCGATCGCAACGATCGTAATTTTTCTTCGCGTCGCTGGAGCCGAAATAAGACGCGAAGTTGCGCTGGTGCACGAAGACGTTCCGTTCCGCGCCGTGCTGTGCGCGTTTGGCACGGGAAGCCTCCCCGCAGCGGGGGAGATTCATGGCGATCGGTGGATGAAGTTGATAGATTTCCATGCCCCGTGTCCTTCTGTGGCTGTGCCCGTAACGAGCACCCCTCCCCCCCGCGGCggttgttttcattcataaGTTTTTCCTCCGTCTGTTTGTATGCGTCCCCTTAATGTCTCCtctcgtttgtgtgtgtgtgttttttttaatgggatCTTTTTATTCCTGCGCACGACGCCTGCTCCTTTTCTCTGGTGCGCACTTTGACGCGCGGAGCTTTCGGTGAATATCAGGAGTTTTGTGCGTAAAGAGCCGAAGCTGCAGGAATCGATCGTTTTTGGCTTTGACTCTGATGCAGGTTTGATTAGAGTTCATCCAAACTTTATCTCTTTTTAACCTCGTGTAGTTCGACGTTGCTCTAAAACATCCCCGAGGACTTCAACCCAAATTCCCAATAGTGTTCATGGCATAAGAAAgaacacagaataaataatttcctttttaaattaacttttaaataGAAGCAGGTGAAGTTTTTAATCTGACAACTTTGAAGTCCAGTCTTCACTTCTTCTGTATTTTGATCGGAACGTGTTTTGACCTTAAAGTTTTTTTTCGCTCCTCTACTTTTGTCCCCGTTTCCCTGAAATCCTTTCTGGTGGAGTAATAGAATACTAAGTGAGGCCGCTCATTTAGTTCCCTTGGATCGTGTCCTCGTTTCGTCGCCGCGCTGCATTTAAATGTTAACTAGTCATACACATGTAAATGAGCAGGGGAAGTATTCGCAGGGCTCCACTGAAGTTGGGATGTGTGCGTATTGGAGAGGAAGCGACAACAAGTCCTGTTAATAGTCAACTTCTATTTCCACCGGGTTGCTTCGGTTAACGAAAGTGACAGATTGTCATGTTCACAGGATCCAAACACAAAGTCTGGATCAACTCtggaaacaaattaaacaacttgtgtagttattattatttgttttactttaaaacatAATCCACATTGACCGTTCCTGCAGACTAGTTCTTCTGCTCCTCAGGATTAATGTTAATGATGTGATATAAGCTGGTTTCACTGGTCTGTGTGGGAACCATGTTCACCCTCTTCCATCAGGAAACTGTGTTTTCCTGTTGTGCCATGTTTTGGCTCTTTCTGACGAtgtcccctcccctcctttgtctcccccctcctcccctggcAGGTTTTCCGATGCATGCCAAGTCTACGGTGAATGTCGGAAGTGGTGATCCCCCCAGATGGAGCTCCAAAGTCAACATGGCCCCGGCGGTTCATTAGTGGTGATCCAGCAGCCTTCCCTAGAGAGCCGGCAGAGGTCGGATTACGAGCGGGAGCTCCAGCATGCCGCCATTCTCTCCCTGGACCAAATCAAGGCCATCCGCTCCAACAACGAGTACACCGAGGGGCCCTCGGTGGTCCGGAGGCCCCCTGCGCCCCGCATGCCCCTCAGGCCTCAGGACAAGCAGGAGAGAACTCACGAGGTCATCCTCGTTAATGTGAACAACAATTATGAGCACCGGCCATCAGGTCACCACCACCACGTCGGGGGCGGCGTGGTGGTTGTGGCCGGGGGACAGCAGTACGGCGGGTCCCGGGCCCCAGGACTCAGCCGCTCCACTAGCACAGGAAGTGCTGCCAGTTCAGGGAGCAACAGCAGCGCCTCCTCTGAGCAGGGACTCTTGGCACGCTCACCCCCCACCAGGTCCAGCACGAGCTTACCGCACCACCACCGAGTGGAGCGGCCTGTTAGGACTCAGCCCAAGGCCCCTTTGCAGCCCCAGCAGGGACCTCACTTCCACCAGCCTCCACTAGAGGCTCCACTCAAGCCCCAGGGCAAAGGGAAATCAGACTTCACGGGCAGTGGCAACGGGGTGGTGGCTGCTGCCGGCCACCAATTCATCTGTGAGCGCTGTGGGAAGTGCAAGTGCGGCGAGTGCACGGCTCCCAGGAGCCTGCCCTCCTGCCTGGCGTGTAACGGCCAGTGCCTGTGCTCCCCCCAGAGCGCGCTGGAGCACGGCACCTGCATGTGCCTGGTGAAGGGCATCTTCTACCACTGCTCCAACGACGACGAGGGGGACTCGTGTGCGGACCACCCCTGCTCGCTGTCACGCTCCCACTGCTGCTCTCGCTTCCTGTGCATGGGATTAATGTCGGTACTCTTCCCCTGTCTGCTATGCTACCTGCCCGTCAAGGGGTGTCTGAAGGCGTGCCAGGGCTGCCACGACCGGGTCAACAGGCCCGGCTGTCGCTGCAAGAACTCCAACACTGTGTATTGCAAACTGGAGAGCTGGGACCGACCCCCCCAGGAGAAACCCTCCTGATcgcccctgtgtgtttgtgactgcGTGTGCGACTCGACGTGGATCTAACGATGACAATGATAAATGACGATGAAAGTCACAAATTAATGTTTATCAAACATTCTtagcacctccccccctcccccccccccctcctcgctgCAGAGCCGTAAGGAGCTGAGCAACGGAGAAACGAAAACCACTCAATTATTCTTATTTTCTCTGGATCAGGACCATGTTTTTACAGACCAGTGTTTGCCTTAACTGTTTCTATGTCTATCCTCGGCTCCTCATTAAcactactttttatttttatatatgtatacacatatatatatatatgaaaagtaAAGCCTCCGTTTTAGGTGGGTGGTTTCCTCTGGGTCTGTGTGGCCCGGTGGGAAACCGCCTCTCACCAAATCTGTGAAGGACGATCTCCTGTAGGGCAGATCTGTAGCTGTTACCTGGTTTTCATAGCgagcaggtatatttgaattATCGGTTGCgaccacacagaaaaacaaacctttgCTCATGTTGCATAAACGAAAAGCACATCCATCTCAAAGTATTTCCTCCCACTTGGATATGTTTCTCTCCTTCCACCCGTCGTTGGAAGaactcttcacacacactctgtggcattctcccatgttttcccattctctttttatttttgtgtaaattGTATGCTCAAAAATCCATAAGAGGAATTCTGgctatttttttgaaaaagaaaagaaaaatgtctgtttaaaaccatttttttgttgtaaaaaatatttattatgtgAAGCTCTAttattttatgatatttattGCAAGAGACAGTCTTAAATTTACTCATGTCTGAATATAACAAAATATCAAATACTTACTGAAAAATTAAAGGGTGGCACAAAAGAAAACTATGTTAACTTTAATGcagaaaatatattaattaatgAAACAATAGCACTGTCTGGCGTCTTGATTCAACAACTGCTTTTCTTGGGTTtgggttcatgtgtgtgtgtctgtgtatgtatgcatgtgtgtgtgtgtgtgtgtgtgtgtgtgtgtgtgtgtgtgtgtgtgtgttcatgctgtGTTTGGAATTCTTGGTAGAAACACCAGAAACTCGGCCGTGAGCAGAAACGGCTCCAAATGTCACTGTTTACATTCTCGGAGGGTTCCATCGCTGAGCTGCTCCCCGGTAACCTTGAGTCCTAAACAATGCAGGTCATTGACACGATGAGCCCCGAGGCTTCAACACGGCCTCCACGGCTCCATGACTTATTCTCACAGGAAGTAACTCTCCTGctaaccccccctctctccacacacacacacacacacacacagacacacactcccactccACTCGCCAGCCAACAAGTCATCACAAAACTATGCACCATAGTTTATTCCCTGGGCTTTAACGCGGCTAGATCAGGATGTTCCCAAACAACCAAAAAGTCTCCATATTGCAGAggccctcagtgtgtgtgtgtgtgtgtgtctctttctctgtgtgtgtgtctctgtgtgtgtgagagaaatgaGCGACCATAACGAGTAGCCGGGGCCACCTGTTCAAAGATAATAAACTGGGGCTATCAATGCTGAGCTTTATGGCGTGGCTGGTTCCTGCACTAAAGGCAACGACAGGGGTTAAACCCCGCCCCCACCAGGACCCGCTCTCCTGCCCGTTTGGACGccctctttttatttaatttattttttttgtccgTGAATTTATCACTTGGGAAGTCCGCTGACCCCTCCGCCCCTCACCCCTCCACCTCGGGGCCCCCGGGGGATGAGATCATCACTTTGAAAGTTGGTTGGTCCCCCAGAAACAGTCGGAGGGGGGGGAAACTAGGACAAGGACATGTTCAGTGACACAAAcgagtggggggtgggggggttagtatatttatatttagtgcAGCTGAGGTTTGTAAAAAGCTGCACAACACGGCCGTGTCTGTAATCAGCTGCATGTGATGCTGGAGCCCTCGGGGGCCGTGTGCAACAGGTCTgggatcttcttcttctggaaTATGAGCTTTTATTTAACATGAGCGTGATCGAGCTGCAGCGGCGCTTAGGAGCTCAGGAGCTGGTGTGAAACGCATCGCAGATTGAGACGCTAGCTGTAAACACGAGCACAAAAGGAACCATCTTGTTGCTTCTGTCACGCAGCCGACCCGGCTCTCGTGTTCCCGTTTGTTCTCGAGCTCGTTTCTCTTTTTTAGGTGGAATGTAccttttctctcttccccctgAATAGTTACAGAGTGGATTAGCGATTTGTCAATTTCCTGTTACCTTTCAGAGCTGCAACTCGAGCCCCATTTGCTTCTGGCTCCTGGTTGATAGCAAACAATAggaggcctctctctctcttttctttttccccccagGTTTCACTTTAGCTGCTCTGTGTGAAGAgcggaggtggtggaggagatcTCAGCTGTGTTCAGGAGGCGGCCAACAGGAAGACACTGTTTACTTGATATTTTCCAGCCTAAGCCAAATAAGGAAACGGATCCTACTCCCACCGTTTCCAGGAGTCGGTCGAGTTAAGTCCTCGACACGTCTCTTAAATCTCTGATCTAATCGCGCGGAGGCGtctgaaataacattttttAAGACGCATCTCTGCCACGTGCAACCGCCGCTGTGAAGAAAGTGAAACGTGAGTCAGTATTAAGTAATTCAGTCACAACTTccaccacctcttcctctttgcACTTGTGTCAGAGTAAATTTAGCTGCTCCGCCCGCCCACGTCAGGCTATTTGGAGTTCCTCAGGCCTGGCGTGTCCCCTCGCTGCAgctcgctttttttttttttttttgggcccATACGAGTGCAAACACGCATGACTACCCAGTGAGTCACGGTGGAACCTCCAGCCCACACATCCTACCGGGGCAGACCTTTTCTTAGCCAGGGCACCGCTGCCGGGTCGGCGGAGCAGGATACTCTATAAAcagtcatcctcctcctctgcagcgtTCATCACTGCCATGAGAC harbors:
- the spry1 gene encoding protein sprouty homolog 1; the protein is MELQSQHGPGGSLVVIQQPSLESRQRSDYERELQHAAILSLDQIKAIRSNNEYTEGPSVVRRPPAPRMPLRPQDKQERTHEVILVNVNNNYEHRPSGHHHHVGGGVVVVAGGQQYGGSRAPGLSRSTSTGSAASSGSNSSASSEQGLLARSPPTRSSTSLPHHHRVERPVRTQPKAPLQPQQGPHFHQPPLEAPLKPQGKGKSDFTGSGNGVVAAAGHQFICERCGKCKCGECTAPRSLPSCLACNGQCLCSPQSALEHGTCMCLVKGIFYHCSNDDEGDSCADHPCSLSRSHCCSRFLCMGLMSVLFPCLLCYLPVKGCLKACQGCHDRVNRPGCRCKNSNTVYCKLESWDRPPQEKPS